In the genome of Brachypodium distachyon strain Bd21 chromosome 3, Brachypodium_distachyon_v3.0, whole genome shotgun sequence, the window GATCCTCCTTTTGTCTTCTTCAAGCTATGATTCCACCATCTTGTGGTGAGATTGTTCCATCCCTACATCTTGTTGTTTCAGAGCTTCTAGTGTTGTCCAGAGAAAAACTTGTTTATCCCACATCTGATAATATGGAAGAAGATTTGGCTGGCTTGAGCCCGTGACTTTTTCCTGATTTAGGCGTTTTCCACGTAAAAATATGGCACCTATGTGTTcatgtttgttgttgcagTTCAGAAGGTGCGACTGCAGTCTAGTGAGTTTTCGAATGCAGCTCAGACATGTCTAAGATGTAGCGTGAGCagtctttttaaaaaaataagcGTGAGCTATCTACTCCATATATATTGTTGCATATGTTCCTTCCGAGCAAAAAATCCGTGGATTAGTTTTGAGTGGTGCTAAATTTGATTCCACTGCTAATAAGTTTCAGTTTACCGCGATGCTCCGCTAATCCCAAACATAGTCTGGCATTTTTGTATTCCTCCGCCCCGCAATTCTGTGCGTGTGATAATGTGCGCTTGCTGAAACCGGAGTTTTCGCCCATTCCAATTTGCTGGCTCACCACTAGCCCATTTCTTTAGTACGTCCGTTTTTCACATTGGAATACAAAAGTAATTTCATCTCAACAGTTTCCAACAAGCATGGGGTCAAGATCCCAGCTTGTCTTGGCGTGTCGGTCGATTTACTCCCCTAGTTACAAATACCACATGTTGGCCCCACCTGCCATCCTCCATCAACTCGGGCCCATCTCtgatctaaaaaaacaatcgGGCCCATTCCCCACGGCCCACGGGATCAGGTCCGCCATTCGGGATCAAAACCAGAGATGCAAACTGACCCGACCACAGATCAAAATCCCCCCGATTATTTTAGCTCCAGATCACATACATACACCGATGAATAAATAGCGCTCCGTGTCGAGGGACGTAAAAGGGTCAGGATCGTTTCTTCCCTGCGCTTCGCTTCGATCCCCAGTTCCCACTTCCCCGGTTAATCCCCACGTCTCACCTCCTCCCGCGAACGCGGCATTTCCGCGAGCAGCCTCCGCGCGCGGCCATGGGATCGCTCCCCGTGCTGTCCTCGCCGGAATGCGCCCCGCCGCAGGGGCCGCGGGCGAAGGTGGCGGCGTCGGACCTGGCGCCGCTGTTCGACGCGCAGCGGCGGCACCTGGGTCACTTCTTCGAGAACCTCGACATgtcgcaggcggcggcgttcgCGCAGGCGCTGCTGGACGCGCCGGGTGCCGTCTTCTTCACGGGCGTGGGCAAGTCCGGCATCGTGGCGCGGAAGCTGGCGCAGACGCTCGCGTCCCTAGGGTTCGGCCGCGCCGGGTTCCTGGCCCCCGTCGACGCGCTCCACGGCGACATCGGCTCCGTCTTCCCCGGGGACGTCCTCGTGCTGCTCTCCAAGTCGGGAGCCTCCGACGAGCTGCTCGCGCTCGCGCCCTGCGCGCGCGCCAAGGGCGCGCACCTCATCTCCCTCACCTCCGCCGCATCCGGCGCCGACtgcccgctcgccgccgcctgcgacCTCAACGTGCACCTCCCGCTGCAGGGGGAGGTCTGCCCCTTCGGCCTCGCCCCCGTcacctccaccgccatacAGATGGTCTTCGGAGacaccgtcgtcgccgccatcaTGGAGGCGCGCCGCCTCACCAGGGACCAGTACGCGTCAAACCACCCCGCCGGCAAGATCGGCAAGACCCTCATCTTCAAGGTATACCTTCCTTCCTAAACAAGCTAACCCTTAGCATTGCAAACGGTATCGAATTGATCGGTAAATTCTCAAAATAAGAAATGCGCTGCCGCTTTATGGGAAACGTGAACATCAGATCTCAGATCGTACTGTAACTATATTTTGCTTTATCCAATATCCATTGTGTGTCAGACTGTCAGTAGTCTTCTTTCTGTAATTTCCTTGGTGAAATGTTGTGCACATGATGCAAAACATGCTCGTTATGATTTGGCAATTTTTGTCACTATCCAACCAACATTTTGTTTCCATTTGCGGTTATTTGTCACTGTCTATTTCATGAGACGTTGTGGAATTACAACGATTGGGTCTGTTGTTGATAGGTCGTTTTCGCCCTGTGTTCATCCGACAATTAAGATACTCTCTACATTTCTGTGTAATAACAGAATCTTGCTAAATAGATGAATTTATGTTTTAACTCAACATTTTCTTTAATAATATGGTTACACAATGTAAAGCAAGCATACATCATTTACTCTGACTGGTTGAATGGTGTCATATGAAGTTATCAACAATTAAACATACTTAGCTGATACATCTTCATGTGAAagttgaaaaaacaaaatagtgCCTCGTTAAGCTCAGCAAAACAGAGTAACTTGTGTGTTCACCTTTCTGGCTTACAGCCTGTGAAACACTGCATTTGCATTTGTAATCATGAGAAGTTATGCTATCCTTATTGTCAAAACAGTTGCTTCTTGTCTTGTGCCTTTGGATTTCTTTAGTTAATAGTTTTCAAAACTACCCTGCAGGTTAAGGATGTTatgaagaaacaaaatgagCTTCCATTGTGCAAGGAGAGTGATATGATAATGGATCAACTTACTGAGCTCACTAGTAAAGGTTGTGGCTGTCTTCTTGTGGTTGATGATGAGTACCATTTGATTGGAACTTTCACTGATGGTGACCTCCGGCGTACACTCAAGGCAAGCGGGCCAGCTATTTTCAATCTCACAGTTGGAGAGATGTGCAACAGGTTTGTCTGTCCTTCCTCAGTCTTCATGTCTTATTATataatatatactccctccgttcctaaatacttgtcgtgcaattttgcactaaaaccacgacaagtatttagaaacggagggagtatctttttAAATAGAACACAATTTTGAAAGACTTTCTGGAATAATACTCTGGAAAATGGCAAACTGGGCAATGACATCTGAGGAGTTTCGCTTTGAAAATGACATGACCCATTGCTTGCATGTGGCATCTTCTGAAATAAGATGTAGTAGCACCAAGTGTTAAATAGAACAAGTCATGATAAGAAactccttttgtttcttttcctcaCCCTTTGACATGTGGTTTTTAGTGAAAATACAGAAAAAATATGCTTAATTTGTCCTGCATTCTAAATCTAAAGCTACAAATGTGTCATTTCTTAAAATATGTCCAAAGTATGCTCTCTTGACAATATTTACTTGTAGTTTTAGTAGGGGCAGTACTAATCTTAATGCTGAATGATGAATTTTCTGATAAACAATTAACAATGAGAACTGACTACCGAGCGTTTCGTTACAAGTTCAGTTTTCTTTGTGCATACTTTTGGTTGCTCTGTTCTGTTCATTGGTCATACTGCTGTATTTTTTACATAAATATTATCTAGTTAGATCTTTGGTGTTCCTTCCTTGTAATGTTCCTTCTTTACTCAGTTAAGGTACACTAGATCTGTTCTTCACAACACCATAATGAACTTCTTGATATTGTCATGTGGCGCTATAAGATCTGGTAGGGAGGTAACTGGAAGGTGCATAGGAGAGCACATGCTCTCAGGTGCACCTTCGATTACCTCTGCCAAGATGAGGAAATGGCTCCAATGAAGGCATGCCGATGAAGAGGGTTTTGTTCATCAGTGACACGTTTGTTTTGTCACTCCTTGACATGTTCTTGTTTTGTCCTGCTGAAGGACCACAGCTCCCTCGTGTCTGAGAGACAAAGTATGATAGTTGCCTGTAGTGACCACCTTGAGGTGATGTGTTTTGAGCTGTCACTTTGGAGGTAGTGATGCACCTTCAAGAATCCTGAATCCAGAACTGTTCTCGTCTCCAGCTGCTGACCACATACCTGATGCAGTGATGTCCAGTGCAAGTGCTGTTAATTGTTATGCGTTTAGATGTGTGGTTCATAACAACATGCTACAGGCTAGCCACGTTCAGATCTCATTTAACTTGTCTTACGTGGTCTGTTTCTCTTGGTTGTTTACCCTTGCTTAAGCTTTCCTGCAAAATCCAAAGTACAAAGCGCATATGTCagaagctactccctccgttcctaaattcttgtcgttgttttagtacagaatttaggaacggagggaatactgtCTTAAAGAAGGAAGCATCTTGTTATCAAAATGGATCCTGGGATCTTGCTCAAATGATTATTTTCTTCTGCTTTCTAGTTGATATACCATGACCTCCAGTTCTGGAGTCTTGCGTATGATCAGACCCCACTTCTCTAACATCGCTGTCTAATCTCTTTCAGGAACCCGAGGACAATCACTGCAGATGCAATGGCGGTCGAAGCCATGGAGAAGATGGAGTCGCCCCCTTCACCTGTGCAATTCTTGCCCGTTGTCGACGAGAAAAATATCGTGTCTGGGATCATCACATTGCATGGGTTGGTCTCTGCTGGATTATAATCAAACCTTCATATGTCTGGAGTCATAAAATCGCATGGGTTCTTTGTTATTCTTTGTACCTGCTCACTGGTAAGACATCACACAGGATAAATTCTTCTTGCGAGTTGGATCTGATGATGGCACTTTGTCATTGTAGTAGCATCTGTAGTCTAGACAACTGAAAGTGTATGTGGAGACACTACCGAGTGCAGAGTGTTCTGTTAATGAATAAGCTGCACCTTGCTCGTTGCTTGTTTAAGTGAGCTTTAAGTGGAATAAAATCTTAcatttttgtgtgtatgtCAAGGTAATGTTTTCATGACTGGTTTCTGGCAGATTTGCATGACTAGCGGTATCCATCCATTTGAAGCACACACAGGGTAGGATTAAACAGACATTGAGCAATCATCAAAAGGAAGACAGCTAAACTAGAATGGAGATTAGCACTGGGGGGTAGACATGCACTGAACGGACACAAGGTTTCGTGGTGCTCCATCCTAACTCCAATCTCTTCGGACCATAAACTTTCATACAAAAGGTTCCCTAATTTGATCTGGAAGGAAACACAGTTCAAGCATCCCAATTTCCATATGATAGTGGTTTGACTCCTCCCTGTGCCGATCTGCTGCCACAATCAAGGTTCACCTTTCCCATTCAGAATCTGGGTGTGGGCGCTCCACCCTGGGCTTGCTAGCTGGGGCCGTGGGGCTTTGAGGGTGACTTGTTAGGGCCTGGTCCCAGCCCATGATGTGCGGCAAAGCATACTGCACAATTACATATACTGAATTGTCAAAACATGAACATAAATGACAAATGACGGTCTAAGTGGCATGTAAGCGTAGAGAAGCAATATGATAAAGCAACAAAAATATTGTCAGCCGAAAGTTGCTTGTCAGGAGTCAGAAGCCCTCACAAGTAATTACAGTATGATATACCTGATACTATAAAACGGAACGCGGTGGGATGCTCTATGATAAAGGTTTTTCATAATTCATTGGCAGTTATGTCAGTTAGTTTGACTAGATAATCCGTCATTGACTCTCTATCAGCAGGATTCATTTGGGGCGCAAATGGACTAGATAACGATGATTCAAATTCAGATAGCACCAATATATGAGAAATGGCAACATGGAAACTTACACTCAATGCTGTGCGCATAACTGCAAATTCAGCTTTTGTTACAGGGACAGAAAGACGTTCGTTTGTCTTCTGCACATTGTTCAGAACAGCTGAAAAGAAGATTGTGATGTACATTAACAAAACTATTCAGTAACAGCACAAGAAAAGGAAGCAATGAGATAATAAGACGGCATAACAGAAACAGTacaaatcaaaagaaaatataagaATTATGTACAGAATGCCGAACCAATATGGTGATGGATGATAACTATACACAAGACGTACTCCCCACTTATGACACAGTCATTTTAAGAGTTCAGAGAGAAAAATCCTCAGCAGTCGAACTATTGCAGGAGagaatactactccctccattccacaatacaacgtgtatagatttttctcatttgttccacaatacacctcatttttctcttggtacccgcatccagccaataactactcacatccatttattattaacccaatatgagtggtcaggcactagaaacgagagttgcgttggtccaagtgcacaaatctatatgaggtgtattttggaatagagggagtagAGCACACAGGCAGTGCATCAATATAAGTTCTGAAAAATTGATCAACTCCTAGGTTCAATGAGTACTGTAGGTTTAGGCTATGATAGATTGGCCACGCAGCTTGAGCATCGTATCATTTACAAATGTCAATAAGCCGCATGCAAGAACAAGTTTTTGCTAGATTCTTAGCGTAATGACTCCAGAGGAGAAGTGCCTAGTAAAAGTACTTTGCGAGGGATAGACAGATATCTCCTTAAAAAAATTTACAAAAGACctgtgtaaaaaaaagaacaatcaTTCGTCACCAATCTGAAAATGCTAAAACCACATGGTTACATATGTACATACGTTGATCAGCCAATAATACATTTTTTAGCGAACAGCAATGCACTGCTAACAATGCTTGCTCAGTCCATGGAGAAATATGGCATTCAACATCGCAAAATAGAGAGGGTGCTAAATAAATGAAAAGGTACATTTGGAACTTAGAAATACAATATGGGATGTCACTTACTTATGTTCACAAAGTATCCATTGTCATTGCCAAGAGGAGTGATTGATAATGATTTTTTCACCTGGCCTTCATGACTAGTAAAACATTGGTTTGATTAGCGGGCTATATTAAAGCACAAAGTATCTCAATGCATGTGTTTTTCTTCACATGATACTATCACAAACCTTGATTTCATGGAAGGATCATGGAAAAATTCACAAGATTCAGCAGACCCAAGACTTATCAAGCTTCCGACTTCAGTAGGTGACAGAGCAAAGAGCTGTATAATAGATATTCCAGATGAATAAAGGCCAATGCAAATACAGAATtttagggcatgtacaatagggtgacgtcagccttctcttagcgatgccacataggataaaatctgatgtggaagagagagaaacgaagaaagaaaaggcacaagccttctcttaattaagagatgatctcttcacaagaatgataaggcaaagataaggcaaatttaccattgtactagatttcaccttttcttagcatttatttagttaattttattcatctaaacattaattctaagatagaacactaagagataacccattgtacaacatgttttgttgtcttttctaattgacgtggaatgcctaagataagacagttttatcaaccattgtacatgcccttagAGTATGTATTCCTATGTTGTCTGTCAAAAATAAAGCAAAGTAAGTGAGGGGAAAATCTGATACTTTTGTTCTTCACTGCCAGCTATGAGCCTATGACCAACTCTACAAAATAATGGGTATAATTGTGGCCCTTAAAAGGCCCATCTGATCACAGGACAACACCCTCCTTCCCTCTTGACTCTTGTGAAGTGGGTGTGCATAGTTATTCATGCCAAAGGTAACTATGAACTTCGTTTGGTAATGGTAACAAACATCGTGCGAATTCGTTTGCATCTATTATGTGCTTATTAAAAATGCACATTGTAGTTGCTGGGTTTAGTTAATATCCAAAATTATAGTGTGAACTTGCAATGGGTAATGGAACTATATATACTTTGTTATTCAGGAACATCAATCACAGCATGAATTTGGTCTGAGTTTACCGCCAAAATATGGATACAACTGACATGAATATGAAATGGCCTGCTTGTGTTGTGACCAGTTTTCGCCAGTGGGAAATAATAAATACACAGGAAAACATTTATACCTGCTTCTTTGAGTAGTCATACTGCCTTTGTCCAACTGCTGGGAAAAAAGTCAACATTACTGACCCATTCTTTTTCACTCGAGATCCTCCAGACTGTTAAAACAGACAAATAAATATAATGCAAGTAAAAGCACTGTGAGATAGAAGTCtagaacaaaaacaagaaaagataAACATACTTCGATTTTGGTGAAATTAGGCAGAATAGGACTTATAGAAAGTGCAGCCTTTCCCTTGAACACAGTGTAGCTCGCAAACTTCCTAGCAGATGCATTCTCTGCTCATGGAGAGTAACCAATAAGTTTAGCACACGAAGATATTGATGCAATTAGTGCTTAAAACACGTCAAAGACTGAGTAACAACAAGTACATAAACTGAGGCTTTACCATCAACATTTGCTGCCGATGTCGAAAGAGCATGCTCGAAAGTCACTGAACCACTCCATAAAACATCTTTTAGGTCAGAGACCTTCCTAAAAAtgggggaaaaaaaatactatgtGTTCATTGCAACTGGTAGAGAAACTGCAGAACCATGCTACAACAAAGGACATATAGGTGTTGTGATAGTATCTGAAAGTATTTCGATATGAACATGATTTGTAGCTATGAACAATATGTtgtaaacaaacaaacattaAACTCAATTTTGGAGTATCAGAACAAGTGAAACTGCACATCATACAAAGTTACTAACTAACGGAACGAGTACTATGTAAGACATGATCCAAATACATTAAGGAAAAGTTGAACAAGAACAAATATGACAGGCAACAAACAGTTTTTCTAATTTCCAGGAGTGTCGTTTTTTTTCATGAGTATGTCAAGCAGCATCAATGTGAAACAATAATAAGCTCCTGGCAGCATTAACTTCGATACAAACAATATACTAGCCCAGCTGATCATTCTTCATTCAACAAACGACGAGTTCATACTCATAGCACAGAGTAGCATCAGAACAAGACAATATGGCACATTCTATTTTGTCTTTGACAAAATGCAACGCCACTGTGTCACTGACATGTGGCTTGGCATTTGTATCAAAGTGCAAACTGAAGCGTG includes:
- the LOC100835111 gene encoding probable arabinose 5-phosphate isomerase, with amino-acid sequence MGSLPVLSSPECAPPQGPRAKVAASDLAPLFDAQRRHLGHFFENLDMSQAAAFAQALLDAPGAVFFTGVGKSGIVARKLAQTLASLGFGRAGFLAPVDALHGDIGSVFPGDVLVLLSKSGASDELLALAPCARAKGAHLISLTSAASGADCPLAAACDLNVHLPLQGEVCPFGLAPVTSTAIQMVFGDTVVAAIMEARRLTRDQYASNHPAGKIGKTLIFKVKDVMKKQNELPLCKESDMIMDQLTELTSKGCGCLLVVDDEYHLIGTFTDGDLRRTLKASGPAIFNLTVGEMCNRNPRTITADAMAVEAMEKMESPPSPVQFLPVVDEKNIVSGIITLHGLVSAGL
- the LOC100825843 gene encoding single-stranded DNA-binding protein WHY2, mitochondrial, producing MLRLSRFLPSTSRKVSDLKDVLWSGSVTFEHALSTSAANVDENASARKFASYTVFKGKAALSISPILPNFTKIESGGSRVKKNGSVMLTFFPAVGQRQYDYSKKQLFALSPTEVGSLISLGSAESCEFFHDPSMKSSHEGQVKKSLSITPLGNDNGYFVNITVLNNVQKTNERLSVPVTKAEFAVMRTALSYALPHIMGWDQALTSHPQSPTAPASKPRVERPHPDSEWER